A window from Shewanella livingstonensis encodes these proteins:
- a CDS encoding M14 family metallopeptidase: MSNSTAYPIGIPGQKWTDDHKAQWLAQVTIKRSYQDEVVSKLIPLAAQFEQVQYGALSYDADKYPLFGFKPLKWDSSKKTILVTGGVHGYETSGVQGAIQFLATKAQDYAQYFNVVVAPCISPWGYETINRWNPKAIDPNRSFYPNSPAEESAALMAFVATLGDVYAHIDLHETTDTDELEFRPVLSARDGVDYAKGIIPDGFYLVGDSDNPTPAFQKAVIDSVAKVTHIAPDDNGQLIEVPIEQFGVINYPVKKLSLCAGITVNHFNTTTEVYPDSPLVTVQECNDAQVAAIIGGLDYIIGYLKL, encoded by the coding sequence ATGAGCAATTCAACAGCGTATCCAATTGGCATCCCAGGACAAAAGTGGACCGATGATCATAAAGCACAATGGTTAGCACAAGTGACCATAAAGCGCTCATATCAAGATGAAGTTGTGAGTAAACTAATCCCGCTAGCCGCTCAGTTTGAGCAAGTACAGTATGGCGCTTTATCTTATGACGCTGACAAGTATCCTTTATTTGGCTTTAAACCGCTTAAGTGGGATAGCAGTAAGAAAACTATTTTAGTCACTGGCGGCGTTCATGGATATGAAACCAGCGGAGTACAAGGTGCGATTCAATTCTTAGCCACTAAGGCACAAGATTATGCGCAGTATTTTAATGTCGTTGTCGCGCCATGTATCAGCCCATGGGGTTATGAAACCATTAATCGTTGGAATCCCAAAGCCATCGATCCTAATCGCTCTTTTTACCCTAATAGCCCTGCTGAAGAATCTGCTGCGTTAATGGCATTTGTTGCCACGCTAGGCGATGTTTATGCCCATATTGATCTGCATGAAACTACCGATACAGACGAGCTTGAATTTAGACCGGTATTGTCCGCTCGTGATGGCGTAGATTATGCTAAGGGCATTATTCCTGACGGTTTCTATTTAGTCGGTGACAGTGATAACCCAACGCCAGCGTTTCAAAAAGCAGTGATTGATTCAGTGGCAAAAGTGACACATATTGCACCAGACGATAATGGCCAATTAATTGAAGTGCCAATTGAGCAATTTGGAGTGATTAACTATCCGGTTAAAAAGCTCAGTTTATGCGCTGGCATTACCGTTAATCACTTTAACACCACTACCGAAGTGTATCCTGATAGCCCACTTGTTACCGTGCAAGAGTGTAACGATGCTCAAGTCGCTGCTATCATCGGTGGATTAGATTATATTATTGGTTATTTGAAGCTCTAA
- a CDS encoding DMT family transporter, whose product MSALSALLSRFSVALYTIVALVAFAANSVLCRMALASNQYTIPLIDPSSFTAIRLTAGALVLWLLMLLRSSKADVSQSDTKNLTHHGSVFAAVLLFIYAVTFSYAYVLLDTATGALILFAAVQISMMLISYFQGHRLSLLEWLGALLAFAGFGYLVLPGVSAPSIIGLVLMAVSGCAWGGYTLLGKQSRKPLFDTGYNFIRTLPLVLVMIVVVWWLPVFSASDAVNHFTLSPTGILLAILSGGAASGVGYALWYQALRGLTSTHAAVLQLTVPVIAALGGVLFLDEVISIHLSISASIIFLGIALVILAKPKSVRLNKRTD is encoded by the coding sequence ATGTCAGCTTTATCAGCATTGTTATCGCGGTTTTCTGTCGCTCTGTATACCATAGTCGCTTTGGTCGCATTTGCGGCCAACTCGGTGTTGTGCCGCATGGCATTAGCATCAAATCAATACACCATACCCTTAATTGATCCTAGTAGTTTTACTGCCATTCGGTTAACTGCGGGGGCTCTGGTGTTGTGGTTATTAATGTTATTGCGCTCGAGTAAGGCTGATGTTAGTCAATCCGACACGAAAAACTTAACTCACCATGGCAGCGTTTTTGCGGCGGTATTGTTATTTATTTACGCTGTGACTTTCTCGTACGCTTATGTGTTACTCGACACGGCCACTGGCGCATTAATTTTATTTGCTGCGGTGCAAATTAGCATGATGCTCATCAGCTATTTTCAAGGTCATCGTTTATCGTTACTTGAATGGCTTGGAGCGTTATTAGCTTTTGCTGGTTTTGGATATCTGGTACTACCTGGGGTTAGCGCTCCCTCAATCATCGGCTTAGTATTAATGGCCGTTAGTGGTTGTGCATGGGGTGGCTATACATTATTGGGTAAGCAGTCACGTAAACCACTATTTGATACAGGGTATAATTTTATTCGTACCTTGCCGTTAGTGCTAGTGATGATAGTTGTTGTATGGTGGCTGCCAGTGTTTAGCGCCAGCGATGCCGTGAATCATTTTACATTATCCCCAACAGGGATATTGTTGGCTATATTGTCAGGTGGGGCGGCATCGGGTGTCGGCTATGCATTATGGTATCAAGCATTGCGCGGGCTAACTTCAACACATGCCGCAGTATTGCAACTTACCGTTCCTGTTATTGCAGCCTTGGGGGGCGTACTCTTTTTGGATGAGGTTATCAGCATTCATCTTAGTATTTCGGCCAGCATTATTTTTTTAGGCATTGCCTTAGTTATTTTAGCTAAACCCAAATCAGTTAGATTAAATAAACGAACCGATTAA
- a CDS encoding SDR family oxidoreductase, whose translation MELKDKVVVITGGAGGLGLAMAQNLAAQGAKLALIDVDQTKLEQACADLGSITEVQGYALDITDEEDVVSGFKFIVEDFGKVNVLINNAGILRDGLMVKAKDGKVVDRMSYQQFQSVINVNLNGTFLCGREAAAAMIETGQSGVIINISSIAKSGNMGQSNYSASKAGVAAMSVGWAKELARYNIRSVAVAPGVIATEMTAAMKPEALERLEKVVPVGRLGQPEEIASTVRFIIENDYINGRVFEIDGGLRL comes from the coding sequence ATGGAATTAAAAGATAAGGTTGTCGTCATTACTGGCGGAGCAGGTGGATTAGGGTTAGCAATGGCGCAAAATTTGGCTGCTCAAGGGGCTAAGTTGGCGCTTATCGATGTTGACCAAACTAAACTTGAACAGGCTTGTGCTGATTTAGGTTCAATCACTGAAGTACAAGGCTATGCCTTAGACATTACCGACGAGGAAGATGTTGTTTCCGGTTTTAAGTTCATCGTTGAAGATTTTGGTAAAGTGAACGTGCTAATTAACAACGCGGGTATTTTACGCGATGGCTTAATGGTTAAAGCCAAAGACGGTAAAGTTGTTGATCGCATGTCTTATCAGCAATTTCAGTCTGTGATTAACGTCAATTTAAACGGCACTTTTCTTTGTGGTCGTGAAGCGGCGGCAGCCATGATTGAAACGGGCCAAAGTGGCGTTATCATTAATATTTCTAGTATTGCTAAGTCCGGTAATATGGGCCAATCTAACTATTCAGCGTCTAAAGCAGGCGTTGCTGCTATGTCTGTTGGTTGGGCTAAAGAATTAGCGCGTTACAACATTCGCAGCGTTGCCGTTGCGCCAGGGGTTATCGCGACTGAAATGACTGCTGCGATGAAGCCTGAAGCGTTGGAACGCCTTGAAAAAGTGGTACCAGTGGGGCGTTTAGGTCAGCCAGAAGAGATTGCTTCAACAGTACGCTTTATCATTGAAAACGATTATATTAACGGCCGCGTATTTGAAATTGACGGTGGTCTTCGTTTATAA
- the mmsB gene encoding 3-hydroxyisobutyrate dehydrogenase, producing the protein MATVAFIGLGNMGGPMAANLIKAGMTVTVFDLNPTAVAALTEQGALSAKTACGAAAAADVVITMLPAGKHVRSLYLGDDANKGLLDVVSKQALLIDCSTIDADSARLVGAKAAEKGIEFMDAPVSGGTAGAAAGTLTFICGGSDAAYQQAQIVLTVMGGNIFHAGAVGAGQIAKICNNMLLSVLMVGTSESLQLGLDNGLDPKVLSDIMKVSSGGNWTLEKYNPCPDVMENVPSSKDYQGGFMVDLMVKDLGLSQEAAVASNSSTPMGSLARSLYVNHARQGNGRRDFSSIFEQFSKKK; encoded by the coding sequence ATGGCAACAGTAGCATTTATTGGTTTAGGTAATATGGGCGGCCCAATGGCGGCTAACTTAATTAAAGCTGGCATGACAGTGACAGTATTTGATTTAAATCCAACCGCCGTAGCGGCATTAACCGAGCAAGGTGCATTGAGCGCTAAAACTGCATGTGGCGCAGCTGCTGCAGCGGATGTTGTTATTACCATGCTGCCAGCTGGCAAACACGTCCGCAGCTTATATTTAGGTGATGACGCCAATAAAGGTTTGCTTGATGTGGTGTCAAAACAAGCGTTATTAATTGATTGTTCGACCATCGATGCTGATAGCGCTCGTTTAGTCGGCGCTAAAGCTGCCGAAAAAGGTATTGAGTTTATGGATGCGCCAGTATCTGGCGGCACAGCAGGCGCAGCAGCAGGCACTCTAACTTTTATTTGTGGTGGCAGTGACGCAGCTTATCAGCAAGCACAAATCGTATTAACAGTAATGGGCGGCAATATTTTCCACGCAGGCGCTGTCGGTGCCGGGCAAATTGCGAAAATTTGCAATAACATGCTGTTATCCGTGTTGATGGTAGGTACCAGTGAGTCATTACAATTAGGTTTGGATAATGGCTTAGATCCTAAAGTGCTATCTGATATCATGAAAGTCAGCAGTGGCGGTAACTGGACCTTAGAAAAGTACAATCCATGTCCAGATGTGATGGAAAATGTACCCTCGTCTAAAGATTATCAAGGCGGCTTTATGGTCGATTTGATGGTGAAAGATTTAGGGTTGTCGCAAGAAGCGGCAGTCGCCTCTAATTCAAGCACACCAATGGGTTCTTTGGCTCGCAGTTTATATGTTAATCATGCTCGCCAAGGCAATGGTCGTCGCGATTTTTCAAGTATTTTTGAACAATTTTCAAAGAAAAAATAA
- a CDS encoding enoyl-CoA hydratase/isomerase family protein, with protein MTQEVIFQTLGTLSGQSIGVVTLNIEKALNALTLDMVAAMQTQLTRWKTDNSIACIVLNGAGEKAFCAGGDVRAIYHASIANPNKITAQACEFFTQEYQLDYLLHQFGKPVLVWGDGIVMGGGLGLMAGGSHRVVTERSRIAMPEVTIGLYPDVGGSYFLNRMPGKTGLFLGLTAYNMNAADALYVDLGNYYVNSDEKEPLFDAMAELTWSQDNSQNHQLLSDLLTRMTQPHLASLPSSHLHQFQSQIDLLMAGDIVDVHHQLTSLNTELDWLKRAQKTALAGSPISWHLIFAQAALGTNLSLAECFKWELGVSVNCCSIGDFCEGVRALLIDKDRQPKWLFADVDAVDANKVSQLVTSPWAANKHPLADFT; from the coding sequence ATGACTCAAGAGGTAATATTTCAAACATTAGGTACGTTATCAGGCCAATCTATTGGCGTGGTAACACTGAATATCGAAAAAGCGCTTAACGCATTAACGCTCGACATGGTTGCGGCAATGCAAACCCAGTTAACGCGCTGGAAAACGGATAACAGTATTGCGTGCATCGTCCTTAATGGCGCAGGCGAAAAAGCCTTTTGTGCGGGTGGTGATGTGCGGGCAATTTATCATGCATCTATCGCTAATCCCAATAAGATCACTGCACAAGCCTGCGAATTTTTTACTCAAGAATACCAACTAGATTACTTACTACATCAATTTGGTAAACCTGTGTTGGTGTGGGGCGACGGCATTGTTATGGGCGGTGGGTTAGGCTTAATGGCCGGCGGCAGTCATCGTGTCGTTACTGAGCGCAGTCGTATTGCGATGCCAGAAGTCACCATTGGTTTATATCCTGACGTGGGCGGCAGTTACTTTTTAAACCGCATGCCAGGTAAAACCGGGTTATTTTTAGGCTTAACCGCTTACAACATGAATGCCGCAGATGCCTTGTATGTTGACTTAGGTAATTATTATGTAAATAGCGATGAAAAAGAGCCGCTTTTTGATGCTATGGCTGAGTTAACTTGGAGCCAAGATAACAGCCAGAATCATCAATTATTGAGTGACTTGCTCACGCGTATGACTCAGCCGCATTTAGCGTCGCTACCAAGCAGCCACTTGCACCAATTCCAAAGCCAAATTGATTTGTTAATGGCAGGAGACATTGTTGATGTCCACCATCAATTAACAAGCTTAAATACTGAACTCGATTGGCTAAAACGCGCGCAGAAAACAGCGTTAGCGGGTAGCCCAATTAGCTGGCATCTTATTTTTGCTCAAGCAGCCTTAGGTACAAACCTTAGCCTGGCAGAATGCTTTAAATGGGAATTAGGTGTTAGCGTTAATTGTTGCTCTATAGGAGACTTTTGTGAGGGTGTGCGCGCCTTGCTGATTGATAAGGATCGCCAACCAAAATGGTTATTTGCAGATGTAGATGCAGTAGATGCGAATAAAGTAAGCCAATTAGTTACCTCACCTTGGGCCGCAAATAAGCACCCATTAGCAGACTTTACTTAA
- a CDS encoding enoyl-CoA hydratase: MNAQTAILEHIIGHTAILTLNNPPANTWTADSLQALKQIVLTLNQNKDVYALVITGQGDKFFSAGADLNLFADGDKANAALMAKNFGEAFETLSAFRGVSIAAINGYAMGGGLEIALACDLRIAEAQAQMALPEASVGLLPCAGGTQNLTELVGEGWAKRMILCGEFIDAAKAEKIGLIEEVVEQGHVLDAAVALAAKVAKQSPSSVSVCKTLIHAGRSMPRAQALPLERELFISLFDTEDQAEGVNAFLEKRAANWKNC; this comes from the coding sequence ATGAATGCACAAACCGCGATTCTTGAACATATTATCGGTCACACGGCCATTTTGACGCTGAACAATCCGCCAGCAAATACTTGGACGGCAGACAGTCTACAAGCGTTAAAACAAATTGTACTGACATTGAATCAAAACAAGGATGTTTATGCCCTTGTTATCACTGGTCAAGGTGATAAGTTTTTTTCAGCCGGCGCGGATTTAAATTTATTTGCCGATGGCGATAAAGCCAATGCAGCCCTCATGGCTAAAAATTTTGGTGAAGCCTTTGAAACCTTAAGTGCGTTTCGTGGTGTGTCTATTGCCGCCATTAACGGTTATGCCATGGGCGGAGGTTTAGAAATAGCATTAGCATGTGATCTACGTATCGCAGAAGCTCAAGCTCAAATGGCACTACCTGAAGCTTCTGTCGGCTTATTACCTTGCGCGGGCGGTACCCAAAACTTAACCGAATTAGTGGGTGAGGGTTGGGCGAAGCGGATGATTTTATGTGGTGAGTTTATTGATGCAGCTAAAGCTGAAAAAATTGGCTTAATTGAAGAAGTGGTCGAGCAAGGTCATGTACTGGACGCTGCGGTTGCATTAGCCGCTAAAGTGGCAAAACAGTCACCTAGTAGTGTCAGTGTATGCAAAACCCTTATTCATGCTGGGCGTTCAATGCCACGAGCTCAAGCACTGCCGCTGGAGCGCGAATTGTTTATTAGTTTATTTGATACCGAAGACCAGGCTGAAGGTGTGAACGCCTTTTTAGAAAAACGCGCCGCAAATTGGAAGAACTGCTAA
- a CDS encoding acyl-CoA dehydrogenase family protein: MDFNLNEDQRQFADLARQFATDELAPFAAKWDEEHHFPKDVIQKAGELGFCSLYSPESEGGMGLSRLDSSIIFEELAHGCTATTAMLTIHNMATWMVTTWGSQTLRQQWSEGLTTGQLLASYCLTEPGAGSDAASLQTKAVPDGDDYLITGSKVFISGAGETELLVVMCRTGEAGPKGISAIAVPADAAGVTYGKAEDKMGWNAQPTRMINFENVRVPAVNLLGEEGQGFTLAMKGLDGGRINIATCSIGTAQAALTRATQYMNERKQFGKPLAAFQALQFKLADMATELVAARQMVRLAAFKLDTQDPEASAYCAMAKRFATDVGFQVCDSALQIHGGYGYIREYPLERHFRDVRVHQILEGTNEIMRLIIARRLLASDAHPIL; encoded by the coding sequence ATGGATTTTAATTTAAACGAAGATCAGCGTCAGTTTGCTGACTTAGCCCGCCAATTCGCCACTGATGAACTTGCGCCATTTGCCGCCAAATGGGACGAAGAACATCATTTCCCTAAAGACGTTATCCAAAAAGCAGGTGAGCTAGGTTTTTGTTCACTTTATTCGCCAGAATCAGAAGGCGGCATGGGATTATCTCGCTTAGATTCGTCGATTATTTTTGAAGAATTAGCCCATGGTTGTACTGCGACTACAGCAATGTTAACCATTCATAATATGGCTACCTGGATGGTGACGACTTGGGGATCACAAACCTTGCGTCAACAGTGGTCAGAAGGCTTAACTACGGGGCAGTTATTGGCATCATATTGTTTAACTGAACCCGGTGCTGGCAGTGACGCTGCTTCATTGCAAACTAAAGCGGTGCCTGATGGCGATGATTACCTGATCACCGGGTCAAAAGTATTTATTTCTGGCGCTGGCGAAACTGAGCTATTAGTGGTGATGTGTCGCACGGGTGAAGCTGGCCCTAAAGGGATTTCTGCGATTGCGGTGCCCGCCGATGCCGCTGGAGTTACCTACGGAAAAGCAGAAGATAAAATGGGCTGGAATGCACAGCCCACTCGAATGATCAACTTTGAAAACGTGCGCGTACCAGCAGTAAACTTACTCGGCGAAGAAGGCCAAGGTTTTACTTTGGCCATGAAAGGCTTAGACGGCGGGCGAATTAATATCGCGACCTGTTCAATTGGCACCGCGCAAGCGGCATTAACCCGCGCGACTCAATACATGAACGAGCGTAAACAGTTTGGTAAGCCATTAGCGGCGTTTCAAGCATTACAGTTTAAATTAGCCGACATGGCTACTGAATTAGTCGCTGCGCGTCAAATGGTACGTTTAGCCGCCTTTAAGCTCGACACTCAAGACCCAGAAGCCAGTGCTTATTGTGCAATGGCTAAACGTTTTGCCACCGATGTTGGTTTTCAAGTGTGTGACAGCGCGCTGCAAATTCATGGTGGTTATGGTTACATTCGTGAATACCCCTTAGAGCGCCATTTTCGCGATGTGCGTGTGCACCAGATTTTAGAGGGCACTAACGAGATAATGCGGTTAATTATTGCCCGCCGTTTGTTAGCTAGCGATGCTCATCCTATCTTATAA
- a CDS encoding CoA-acylating methylmalonate-semialdehyde dehydrogenase, which yields MITQVKHYIDGEFTYGSGDRNIDVTNPVNNGVIAKINCATTAEVELAIHSAKEAFKTWKEVPVSERARVMLRYQHLLKEHHDELATILAQETGKTFEDAKGDVWRGIEVAEHACGVASLMMGETVENVARNIDTYSYTQPLGVCAGITPFNFPAMIPLWMFPLSIACGNTFILKPSEQDPMTPQRLVELFVEAGAPKGVLQLIHGDKTAVDILLRDPAIKAISFVGSVNVGQYIYKTGTDNLKRVQAFAGAKNHCVIMPDANKKQVINNMVGASVGAAGQRCMAISVAIFVGKAKEWIPELKEALAKVRPGLWDDKDAAYGPVISPAAKERVLKLIAQGKAEGADCLLDGSDFTVAGYESGNWVGPTMFTNVTTDMSIYKEEIFGPVLCCMEADNLDDAIELVNNSPYGNGTSIFTASGGAARKYQHEIEVGQVGINVPIPVPLPFFSFTGWKGSFYGDQHAYGKQAVRFCTETKTITTRWFDSEAVSGPNMSIDLK from the coding sequence ATGATCACACAAGTTAAGCATTACATTGATGGCGAATTTACATACGGCAGCGGCGATCGCAATATTGACGTAACTAACCCAGTTAACAATGGTGTTATTGCCAAAATTAACTGTGCCACGACTGCCGAAGTAGAGTTGGCTATACACAGTGCCAAAGAAGCGTTTAAAACCTGGAAAGAAGTACCGGTGTCTGAGCGTGCTCGCGTTATGTTGCGTTACCAACATCTCCTTAAAGAACATCATGACGAATTAGCCACCATTTTGGCACAAGAAACCGGCAAAACCTTTGAAGATGCTAAAGGCGATGTATGGCGCGGCATTGAAGTGGCTGAACATGCTTGTGGTGTTGCGTCGCTAATGATGGGTGAAACCGTTGAAAATGTCGCCCGTAATATTGATACCTATAGCTACACACAGCCATTAGGTGTGTGTGCGGGTATTACTCCGTTTAATTTTCCGGCGATGATCCCGTTATGGATGTTCCCATTATCGATTGCTTGCGGTAATACCTTTATTTTAAAACCGTCTGAGCAAGACCCAATGACGCCACAACGTTTGGTTGAATTATTTGTTGAAGCCGGTGCGCCCAAAGGCGTGTTACAACTTATCCATGGCGACAAAACTGCGGTTGATATTTTGCTTAGAGATCCAGCCATTAAAGCCATTTCGTTTGTGGGTTCAGTGAATGTTGGTCAATACATTTATAAAACGGGTACCGATAACCTTAAACGTGTACAAGCTTTTGCGGGCGCTAAAAACCATTGCGTGATCATGCCAGATGCTAACAAGAAGCAAGTGATTAATAACATGGTGGGTGCTTCTGTAGGTGCCGCAGGCCAACGTTGTATGGCAATCTCAGTGGCCATTTTTGTGGGTAAAGCTAAAGAGTGGATCCCAGAGTTAAAAGAAGCGTTAGCTAAAGTTCGTCCTGGTTTATGGGATGATAAAGACGCAGCTTACGGCCCTGTTATTAGCCCTGCGGCTAAAGAGCGCGTATTGAAACTGATTGCCCAGGGTAAAGCCGAAGGTGCTGATTGTTTACTTGATGGTAGCGACTTTACCGTTGCAGGTTATGAATCGGGTAACTGGGTTGGTCCAACCATGTTCACTAATGTCACTACCGACATGAGCATTTATAAAGAAGAAATTTTTGGCCCAGTTCTGTGTTGTATGGAAGCGGATAACCTAGACGATGCTATCGAGCTGGTTAATAACAGCCCTTACGGTAACGGTACCTCCATCTTTACTGCATCGGGCGGGGCAGCGCGCAAATACCAACACGAAATCGAAGTCGGCCAAGTGGGAATTAACGTGCCTATTCCTGTGCCATTACCTTTCTTCTCATTTACGGGGTGGAAAGGCAGTTTCTATGGCGATCAACACGCCTATGGTAAGCAAGCCGTGCGTTTTTGCACTGAAACTAAAACCATTACAACTCGTTGGTTTGATTCAGAAGCGGTTAGCGGTCCTAACATGAGCATTGACCTCAAATAA
- a CDS encoding thiolase family protein: MSTEQTGQDIVIVAAKRTPMGGFQGALSEVASPVLAATAIKGLLAQTGISADSVDEVLMGCVLPAGLGQAPARQATIGAGLPLSVGATTVNKVCGSGMKTVMLAHDLIKAGSSQVVVAGGMENMSRAPYLLDKARSGMRMGHGKVMDHMFLDGLEDAYTGGAMGTFAQKTADDFGLTREQMDAFALASLEKANTAIQSGAFKDEVVSVTVSTRGGDVSVDTDEQPGNARPEKIPTLRPAFTKDGTITAANSSSISDGAAALMLMTRDKATQLGLTVMATIKGHTTHSQEPSLFTTAPVGAMQKLFDKVQWSKDEVDLYEINEAFAMVTMLAVSELGLDNNKVNVNGGACALGHPIGCSGARLLVTLIYALKARGLKRGVASLCIGGGEATAMAIEVE, encoded by the coding sequence ATGAGTACAGAGCAAACAGGTCAAGATATCGTTATTGTTGCTGCGAAGCGCACCCCAATGGGTGGGTTTCAAGGAGCATTGTCTGAGGTCGCATCTCCAGTGCTGGCTGCCACGGCAATTAAAGGCCTTTTAGCTCAAACGGGGATCAGTGCTGACAGCGTTGACGAAGTGCTAATGGGTTGCGTATTACCTGCTGGTCTCGGCCAGGCACCTGCTCGTCAAGCCACCATTGGTGCCGGTTTACCACTGAGTGTTGGTGCTACAACCGTAAACAAGGTCTGTGGTTCAGGTATGAAAACAGTCATGCTAGCTCATGACTTAATTAAAGCCGGTAGCAGCCAAGTGGTTGTGGCTGGTGGCATGGAAAATATGAGCCGAGCGCCTTACTTACTCGACAAAGCTCGAAGTGGCATGCGTATGGGCCACGGCAAAGTCATGGACCATATGTTTTTAGATGGTCTTGAAGATGCTTACACTGGCGGCGCTATGGGCACGTTTGCACAAAAAACTGCCGACGACTTTGGTCTTACGCGTGAGCAAATGGATGCTTTTGCGTTAGCATCACTTGAAAAAGCCAATACCGCTATTCAGTCTGGTGCGTTTAAAGATGAAGTAGTATCGGTCACCGTTAGCACTCGCGGTGGTGATGTTAGTGTCGATACAGACGAACAGCCTGGAAATGCGCGCCCTGAAAAAATTCCCACACTGCGCCCAGCATTTACGAAAGACGGCACCATTACCGCCGCTAACTCAAGTTCAATATCGGACGGCGCCGCTGCACTGATGCTAATGACCCGTGACAAAGCCACTCAATTAGGCTTAACCGTTATGGCGACCATAAAGGGTCACACGACTCATTCACAAGAACCCTCATTGTTTACCACCGCACCCGTTGGCGCGATGCAGAAACTGTTCGATAAAGTACAGTGGAGCAAAGATGAGGTTGATTTGTACGAAATCAATGAAGCATTTGCCATGGTGACTATGCTAGCGGTGTCTGAACTTGGTTTAGATAACAATAAGGTCAACGTTAATGGCGGCGCTTGTGCATTGGGTCATCCTATTGGTTGTTCTGGTGCACGTTTATTGGTCACACTGATTTATGCCTTAAAAGCCCGTGGTCTTAAACGTGGTGTGGCATCGTTATGCATTGGCGGTGGTGAAGCTACCGCAATGGCAATAGAAGTAGAATAA
- the metA gene encoding homoserine O-acetyltransferase MetA, with the protein MPVRIPDNLPAAGILESENIFVMSETRAANQDIRPMRVLILNLMPNKIETETQLLRLLGNTPLQVGVDLLRIHDKESKHTSVDHMNTFYRDFEDIRHNNYDGLIITGAPLGQVDFKDVVYWDHIREIIDWSQQHVTSVLFLCWAAHAGFYHLYDLQRKLLANKRSGVFNHRRTSDPHPLLRGFDDEFFAPHSRFAEMDIEQIRQHPDLEVLAESDEAGAYIVLSRDNHNVFVMGHPEYQKDTLNEEYVRDMGLGLRPDIPQNYYRQDDPNQDPVVRWHSHGSLLVSNWLNYYVYQLTPYDLSDMNAKTPWENKK; encoded by the coding sequence ATGCCGGTTCGAATTCCAGATAACCTGCCAGCAGCAGGCATTTTAGAGTCAGAAAATATCTTTGTGATGTCTGAAACCCGTGCGGCTAATCAGGACATTCGTCCAATGCGGGTATTAATCTTGAATTTAATGCCTAATAAAATTGAAACAGAAACCCAGTTATTACGTTTACTCGGCAATACCCCATTACAGGTTGGAGTCGATTTATTACGCATACATGATAAAGAATCAAAGCACACTTCAGTTGATCACATGAACACCTTTTATCGTGATTTTGAAGACATCAGACATAACAATTACGATGGCCTGATCATTACAGGGGCTCCGCTAGGGCAAGTTGACTTTAAAGATGTGGTCTATTGGGATCATATTCGCGAAATTATTGATTGGTCACAACAACATGTGACATCGGTATTATTTTTGTGCTGGGCTGCTCATGCGGGTTTTTACCATCTTTATGATTTACAGCGCAAATTATTAGCCAACAAGCGTTCAGGTGTGTTTAATCATCGTCGTACCAGCGATCCACACCCATTATTACGTGGTTTTGATGATGAATTTTTTGCGCCTCATTCACGATTTGCAGAAATGGACATTGAACAAATTCGCCAACATCCTGATTTAGAAGTGTTAGCTGAATCTGATGAAGCTGGGGCGTATATTGTGCTCAGTCGCGATAACCATAATGTGTTTGTAATGGGCCACCCTGAATATCAAAAAGACACCTTGAACGAAGAATATGTGCGCGATATGGGGTTAGGGCTTAGGCCTGATATTCCACAAAATTATTATCGACAAGACGATCCTAATCAAGACCCTGTTGTACGCTGGCACAGCCATGGTAGCTTATTAGTCAGTAACTGGCTCAACTATTATGTTTATCAGCTAACCCCTTATGACTTGTCGGACATGAATGCCAAAACGCCATGGGAAAATAAAAAGTAA